The Synechococcus sp. CC9605 sequence CGTCGAGTCTTTGAAGCTCTGGATGTGCTGCAACAGTGGTGTCAATCTTCTTTTGTGATAAGCGCAGTTTTTTGCCCAAACCAACTACATCTTGAAACAGTCTTTCCCTGTAGGCAGCTAATTCATCGATGGACTCTTGCAACTCTTCAAGGGTAGGTAAATCGGACGCTGCGTTGTCCATGAAGTTCTGATTGAGCCAAAAGATCCTAAGCCTGTCAGAAGCCTGCCCAAGGCTTTTGTGAACCTTTGCTCGGGTTTGCGTCAATAAAGGAGAGATTGCCCTCGGATCGGCCTATTTCCTAGGGCGCTAACCGGGGTATTTGGCCCAAGGTGACAAACTTTTGCGTAAAGGGGTCTGTTTGACGAACCCTGCTGATAACTGAGTTTAGCTTGGGTCAGCGCTTCCACCACCCTTGGGTCTCCGGGCTTCTTAGGCCTGTTCACCCGGCGGTTTCCGAAGCACTGCATCCCCAAAACTGTCTGGCCCCCAATGCTCGACGCATTCTCCCGCACAGTCGTCAGCGCTGACGCCAAAACTGCACCTGTTGGTGGTAGCGATCTCGCTAGCCTCCGCTCCTACGTGCAAGATGGCAACAAGCGTTTGGACGCTGTGAATGCCATTACTTCCAACGCCTACTGCATCGTCTCCGATGCAGTCACCGGCATGATCTGCGAAAACACAGGTCTGATCCAGGCTGGCGGCAACTGCTATCCCACCCGTCGGATGGCTGCGTGCCTTCGCGATGGTGAGATTGTGCTTCGCTACATCAGCTACGCACTGCTGGCTGGTGACGCGTCCGTGCTGGATGACCGTTGCTTGAATGGCCTCAAGGAAACCTATATCGCTTTAGGTGTTCCTACCCAGTCTGCGGCCCGTGCTGTCGCGATCATGAAATCCGCTGCTACGGCTCTGATTGGTCAGACCAACTCTCCTGCCAGCGGTGGTGCTAAGTACCGCAAGATGGAAACCACTCAGGGCGACTGCTCTGCACTGGTGGCTGAAGCAGGTTCTTACTTCGATCGTGTGATTGGCGCAATCAGCTGATCTGCGGACGATCAAGTCTTTTCTCCTTACCTTCTCAGCACCTTTTACCAAAGGATCTCAAATGA is a genomic window containing:
- the cpeB gene encoding class 1 C-phycoerythrin subunit beta; the protein is MLDAFSRTVVSADAKTAPVGGSDLASLRSYVQDGNKRLDAVNAITSNAYCIVSDAVTGMICENTGLIQAGGNCYPTRRMAACLRDGEIVLRYISYALLAGDASVLDDRCLNGLKETYIALGVPTQSAARAVAIMKSAATALIGQTNSPASGGAKYRKMETTQGDCSALVAEAGSYFDRVIGAIS